GGCCGGGTGGCCGCCGGGCCGCCGATCACGGCGCTGGAAGAGGCCGAGGAGACGATGGCGGTCGACCGCTCGCTGGGCGCCGCGGAGGGCGACTTCCTGTTGCGCGTCAAGGGCGATAGCATGGAGGGCGACCACATCGTCGACGGCGACATGGTGATCGTGAGGCCGCAGCCGGTGGCGGAGAACGGCGCCGTCGTCGTGGCGCTGGTGGGGGACGAGGCCACGGTGAAGCGGATGTACGTGCGCGGCGGCCTCGTCATCCTGCGCGCCGCCAACCCGGCCTACGCGGACCTGGTGCTGGGCGAAGACGAGGATGTGGCGGTGATAGGCCGCGTCGTCGGCGTCATCCGGCGTTATAAGTAGGTTTTAGAGTTCTAATGCGTCGCGGAGGAGGTTATCTACGCCGGCCATGTCGTCC
This genomic interval from bacterium contains the following:
- the lexA gene encoding transcriptional repressor LexA; this translates as MVMEKLTNRQREVLAAVRELTGRHGFPPTVRELAEFLEVGPRAAFEHLAALVRKGYLEKEDGRPRALAVAGYAPALELPVVGRVAAGPPITALEEAEETMAVDRSLGAAEGDFLLRVKGDSMEGDHIVDGDMVIVRPQPVAENGAVVVALVGDEATVKRMYVRGGLVILRAANPAYADLVLGEDEDVAVIGRVVGVIRRYK